One window of the Amycolatopsis mediterranei genome contains the following:
- the purS gene encoding phosphoribosylformylglycinamidine synthase subunit PurS, protein MARVVVDVMPKPEILDPQGQAALGAAGRLGFTGITEIRQGKHFEIEVDDTVDDATLEKIAEGFLANPVIEQWTITRVDA, encoded by the coding sequence GTGGCCCGAGTCGTCGTCGACGTCATGCCGAAGCCCGAAATCCTCGACCCGCAGGGACAGGCCGCGCTCGGCGCCGCCGGCCGTCTCGGCTTCACCGGGATCACCGAGATCCGCCAGGGCAAGCACTTCGAGATCGAGGTCGACGACACGGTCGACGACGCGACGCTGGAGAAGATCGCCGAAGGCTTCCTCGCGAACCCGGTCATCGAGCAGTGGACCATCACGCGGGTGGACGCGTGA
- a CDS encoding MFS transporter, whose translation MSLFIHRAYWRWSAGVQFARLPSTMAPLAFTLLTTATTGSYRLGGVLMSVYVAAEMVCAVPVGRLLDRIGPSRGLPVLLLLTAAGYGVLALAAGAPAPVLIALVLLPGIAGGALSGGFRTLLADTVDDELLPRAISVDAMLLEGVLIGGPALVALLDLAGTFVPLAAMAVVCLAAALLVPRGVGSRDRVESEADVPPARLATYLPWLGCAFTVGLLLSTIEVAPLPLVQRLGAPETAAPVVIAVLSGASIAGSALYAWRGKTGDPRLFLAGFVAGGLTLAGGLGWAGLLGSVALIGACTGPLVAATSVNLQRLLPKNRRSAGFSLSFTVQAAGFGLGSLAVGVLPLWLPPLFGVFAAAIAGAMLVRKPARAIGTMSVTS comes from the coding sequence ATGTCGTTGTTCATCCATCGCGCCTATTGGCGCTGGTCGGCGGGTGTCCAGTTCGCCCGGCTGCCGTCGACCATGGCGCCGCTCGCGTTCACCCTGCTGACCACCGCGACGACCGGCTCCTACCGGCTCGGCGGCGTGCTGATGTCGGTCTACGTCGCCGCCGAGATGGTGTGCGCGGTGCCGGTCGGGCGGTTGCTCGACCGCATCGGCCCTTCGCGGGGCCTGCCCGTGCTGCTTCTGCTGACCGCCGCCGGGTATGGCGTGCTGGCGCTGGCCGCCGGCGCTCCCGCACCCGTCTTGATCGCGCTCGTCCTGCTGCCCGGCATCGCGGGCGGCGCGTTGTCGGGCGGCTTCCGGACGCTGCTCGCGGACACCGTCGACGACGAGTTGCTGCCGCGGGCGATCTCCGTCGACGCGATGCTCCTCGAAGGGGTGCTCATCGGCGGTCCGGCGCTGGTCGCGCTGCTCGACCTGGCCGGCACGTTCGTCCCGCTCGCCGCGATGGCGGTCGTGTGCCTGGCGGCGGCGCTGCTCGTCCCGCGTGGCGTGGGTTCGCGCGATCGGGTGGAATCCGAAGCCGACGTCCCACCCGCGCGGCTCGCGACCTACCTGCCGTGGCTGGGGTGCGCGTTCACCGTCGGGCTGCTGCTGTCGACGATCGAGGTGGCGCCGCTCCCGCTGGTCCAGCGGCTCGGCGCGCCGGAAACCGCCGCGCCGGTCGTGATCGCCGTGCTGAGCGGGGCGAGCATCGCGGGGAGCGCGCTCTACGCGTGGCGCGGGAAGACCGGCGACCCGCGGCTGTTCCTCGCCGGGTTCGTCGCCGGCGGGCTCACCCTCGCGGGCGGCCTCGGCTGGGCCGGGCTCCTCGGTTCGGTCGCCTTGATCGGCGCCTGCACCGGTCCGCTGGTGGCCGCCACCTCGGTCAACCTCCAGCGCCTGCTGCCGAAGAATCGCAGGTCAGCGGGGTTCTCCTTGAGTTTCACGGTGCAGGCGGCCGGTTTCGGCCTCGGCTCGCTGGCGGTCGGCGTGCTGCCGTTGTGGCTCCCGCCGTTGTTCGGTGTCTTTGCCGCGGCGATCGCCGGTGCAATGCTGGTGCGGAAGCCCGCACGAGCTATTGGCACGATGTCAGTAACGTCGTAA
- the purQ gene encoding phosphoribosylformylglycinamidine synthase subunit PurQ: MSARIGVITFPGTLDDGDAARAVRYAGGEAVSLWHADEDLRDVDAVVVPGGFSYGDYLRAGVIARFAPVMTPVIEAARAGMPVLGICNGFQILCEAGLLPGAMIRNQGLHFICRDQWLRVENTDTAWTTRYETGAEILIPMKNIDGCYMAEQSTLDELEGEGRVVFRYVGGNPNGSRNDIAGIRSENGRVVGLMPHPEHAIDALTGPSDDGLGMFFSAVDALVKA; the protein is encoded by the coding sequence GTGAGCGCGCGCATCGGCGTCATCACCTTCCCGGGCACCCTGGACGACGGTGACGCGGCGCGCGCGGTCCGCTACGCCGGCGGCGAGGCCGTGTCGCTGTGGCACGCCGACGAGGACTTGCGCGACGTCGACGCCGTGGTCGTCCCGGGCGGTTTCTCCTACGGCGACTACCTGCGTGCGGGCGTGATCGCCCGGTTCGCGCCGGTCATGACGCCGGTGATCGAGGCGGCCCGCGCGGGCATGCCGGTGCTCGGCATCTGCAACGGGTTCCAGATCCTGTGCGAAGCCGGCCTGCTGCCGGGCGCGATGATCCGCAACCAGGGCTTGCACTTCATCTGCCGCGACCAGTGGCTGCGGGTGGAGAACACCGACACGGCGTGGACCACCCGGTACGAGACCGGAGCCGAGATCCTCATCCCGATGAAGAACATCGACGGCTGCTACATGGCCGAGCAGTCCACTTTGGACGAGCTGGAGGGCGAGGGCCGTGTGGTGTTCCGGTACGTCGGCGGGAACCCGAACGGCTCGCGCAACGACATCGCCGGCATCCGCAGCGAGAACGGCCGGGTCGTCGGGCTGATGCCGCACCCGGAGCACGCGATCGACGCGCTGACCGGGCCGTCGGACGACGGGCTCGGCATGTTCTTCAGCGCGGTGGACGCGCTCGTGAAGGCGTGA
- a CDS encoding GMC family oxidoreductase: MAVQESYDYVIVGAGSAGCVLANRLTEDPSAQVLLLEAGAEDTADEIHIPAAFPSLFKTKWDWNYETVEQKHTGKTSYWPRGKMLGGCSSINAMIYIRGNRADYDGWRDSHGAVGWGWDDVLPYFKRAEGNQRLGGPLHGTDGPLHVEDRRFTHELSHAWVDSAVAWGLKRTDDFNGESQEGAGVYQVTCKKGRRWSTADAYLRPALSRPNLTVKTLAAATRVVFEGTRAVGVSYLDNGVERAVHASAEVILSGGAVNSPQLLMVSGVGPAEHLREHGIDVVTALPGVGENLHDHPACGIIWSTKDTTDLVDAATPRGLIRYQLTKRGPLASNIGEAGAFYPTTNGLPAPDMQIHVAPTLFYDNGLREPTVPGFTSAATLVDVASRGRLRLKSANPLWKPEIDPAYYAEPRDMETMIAGLRALIEIGQVGPLRRFLDKPFLPVRHDLSDSELAEHIRENTQTLYHPVGTCAIGSVVDPELRVQGVEGLRVVDASVMPVVPRGNTNAPTIMVAEKAADLIRGRSA; this comes from the coding sequence GTGGCCGTCCAGGAGTCCTACGACTACGTCATCGTCGGCGCCGGCAGCGCGGGGTGCGTCCTCGCCAACCGCCTCACCGAGGATCCTTCGGCCCAGGTCCTGCTCCTCGAAGCGGGCGCGGAGGACACCGCGGACGAAATCCACATCCCCGCCGCGTTCCCCTCGCTGTTCAAGACCAAGTGGGACTGGAACTACGAGACCGTCGAGCAGAAGCACACGGGCAAGACGTCGTACTGGCCGCGCGGCAAGATGCTTGGCGGCTGCTCGTCGATCAACGCGATGATCTACATCCGCGGCAACCGCGCCGACTACGACGGCTGGCGCGATTCCCACGGCGCCGTGGGCTGGGGCTGGGACGACGTCCTGCCGTACTTCAAGCGCGCCGAGGGCAACCAGCGGCTCGGCGGGCCGCTGCACGGAACGGACGGCCCGCTGCACGTCGAAGACCGCCGGTTCACCCACGAGCTGTCGCACGCCTGGGTCGACTCGGCCGTCGCGTGGGGCCTCAAGCGCACCGACGACTTCAACGGCGAGAGCCAGGAAGGCGCCGGCGTCTACCAGGTGACGTGCAAGAAGGGGCGGCGGTGGTCCACCGCGGACGCCTACCTGCGCCCGGCGCTTTCGCGGCCGAACCTGACGGTGAAGACCCTCGCGGCCGCCACCCGCGTCGTCTTCGAGGGCACGCGTGCGGTCGGCGTGTCCTATTTGGACAACGGCGTGGAGCGCGCGGTGCACGCTTCGGCGGAGGTCATTCTCTCGGGCGGCGCGGTCAACTCGCCGCAGCTGCTGATGGTTTCGGGTGTCGGCCCGGCCGAACACCTGCGCGAGCACGGCATCGACGTCGTCACCGCGCTGCCCGGCGTCGGCGAAAACCTGCACGACCACCCGGCGTGCGGGATCATCTGGTCCACAAAGGACACGACCGACCTGGTGGACGCGGCCACTCCTCGTGGCTTGATCCGCTACCAGCTGACGAAGCGCGGGCCGCTGGCGTCGAACATCGGCGAAGCGGGGGCGTTCTACCCGACCACGAACGGCCTGCCGGCGCCGGACATGCAGATCCACGTCGCGCCGACGTTGTTCTACGACAACGGGTTGCGCGAACCGACGGTTCCCGGGTTCACGTCGGCGGCGACGCTGGTGGACGTCGCGAGCCGCGGACGGCTGCGGCTGAAGTCGGCGAATCCGCTGTGGAAGCCGGAAATCGACCCGGCTTACTACGCGGAGCCGCGGGACATGGAGACGATGATCGCCGGGTTGCGGGCGCTGATCGAAATCGGGCAGGTGGGGCCGTTGCGGCGGTTCTTGGACAAGCCGTTCCTGCCGGTGCGGCACGACTTGAGTGATTCCGAGCTGGCCGAACACATCCGGGAGAACACGCAGACGCTCTATCACCCGGTGGGGACTTGCGCGATCGGGTCGGTGGTCGACCCGGAGTTGCGGGTTCAGGGGGTGGAGGGGTTGCGGGTGGTCGATGCTTCCGTGATGCCGGTGGTGCCGCGGGGGAACACCAACGCGCCGACGATCATGGTGGCGGAGAAGGCGGCGGATTTGATCCGGGGACGGTCGGCTTAG
- a CDS encoding ABC transporter ATP-binding protein, whose product MLSATYPFPPLRLPVRPTASRFLLAVFRARLGTVLSAAAIGVVWALPGALMPLVIGQGISAVGAHDGAAVGRWALVAAALGVAQTLSGTWLHFLNYGQWLHGAGSTQRTVSAHTTRVGAALREHTTTGNLVAISTTDINHIGNTVEMTGRTFGSLLAFVVVAVWLISTSPLLGVVALVGVPLAVLGIGPLLAPLQKRKAQQREQRGDVNALGADIVSGLRILRGIGGERRFFARFRETSQRVRRAGIEVGRAEAWLAAAEIALPGLVTVVITWLGARLAVAGEIGLGQLVAFYGVSAFLIWPVTAATEAVGSITSGLVAARKVVALLAIRPKLADPETPVPLPEGPLELVDTESGIRVPAGRLTVVDLGADGEAVADRLARFADPAEGEEVLAGGVRADHVALAELRQRIVYAHNQDIWFSGVLREQLAPARPGGVSITEALYAADADDIVEALPNGVDEVIGERGREVSGGQRQRLNLARALATDADVLVLDEPTSAVDAHTEARITERVAALRHGKTTVVFSQSPLWTHVADEVFTAKGVTV is encoded by the coding sequence GTGCTTTCCGCCACGTACCCCTTTCCGCCGCTGCGGCTGCCCGTGCGGCCGACCGCGAGCCGCTTCCTGCTCGCCGTGTTCCGGGCCCGGCTCGGCACGGTGCTGAGCGCGGCCGCGATCGGTGTCGTCTGGGCGCTGCCCGGTGCGCTCATGCCGCTGGTGATCGGCCAGGGCATCAGCGCCGTCGGTGCGCACGACGGCGCCGCCGTGGGGCGCTGGGCGCTGGTCGCGGCGGCGCTCGGTGTCGCGCAGACGCTGTCCGGGACCTGGCTGCACTTCCTGAACTACGGCCAGTGGCTGCACGGCGCGGGCTCCACCCAACGCACCGTGTCGGCGCATACCACGCGCGTCGGCGCCGCCCTGCGGGAGCACACGACCACCGGGAACCTCGTCGCGATCAGCACGACGGACATCAACCACATCGGCAACACCGTCGAGATGACCGGGCGGACGTTCGGCTCGCTGCTGGCGTTCGTCGTGGTCGCGGTGTGGCTGATCTCGACGTCGCCGCTGCTCGGGGTGGTCGCGCTGGTCGGCGTGCCGCTCGCGGTGCTCGGCATCGGGCCGCTGCTCGCGCCGCTGCAGAAGCGCAAGGCCCAGCAGCGCGAGCAGCGCGGAGACGTCAACGCACTCGGCGCGGACATCGTGTCGGGCCTGCGGATCCTGCGCGGCATCGGCGGCGAGCGGCGGTTCTTCGCCCGCTTCCGGGAGACGAGCCAGCGGGTGCGGCGGGCCGGCATCGAGGTCGGCCGGGCCGAGGCCTGGCTGGCCGCCGCGGAGATCGCGCTGCCCGGCCTGGTCACCGTGGTGATCACCTGGCTGGGCGCGCGGCTGGCGGTGGCCGGCGAGATCGGCCTCGGGCAGCTGGTGGCGTTCTACGGCGTTTCGGCGTTCCTGATCTGGCCGGTCACCGCGGCGACGGAGGCGGTCGGCTCGATCACGTCCGGTCTGGTCGCCGCGCGGAAGGTCGTCGCGCTGCTGGCGATCCGCCCGAAGCTGGCGGATCCGGAGACGCCGGTGCCGTTGCCGGAAGGGCCGTTGGAGCTGGTGGACACCGAATCCGGGATCCGCGTCCCGGCCGGCCGGCTGACGGTCGTCGACCTGGGCGCCGACGGCGAAGCGGTGGCCGACCGGCTGGCCCGGTTCGCGGATCCGGCCGAGGGCGAAGAGGTGCTGGCCGGCGGGGTCCGGGCGGACCACGTCGCCCTCGCGGAACTGCGGCAGCGGATCGTCTACGCGCACAACCAGGACATCTGGTTTTCCGGCGTGCTGCGCGAGCAGCTGGCGCCGGCGCGGCCGGGCGGCGTCAGCATCACCGAAGCGCTGTACGCGGCCGATGCCGACGACATCGTCGAGGCGCTGCCCAACGGCGTCGACGAGGTGATCGGCGAGCGCGGCCGCGAGGTGTCCGGTGGCCAGCGGCAACGGCTGAACCTGGCCCGCGCGCTGGCGACCGATGCCGACGTCCTGGTGCTCGACGAGCCGACGTCGGCGGTCGACGCGCACACGGAGGCACGCATCACCGAACGCGTCGCCGCGCTGCGACACGGCAAGACGACGGTGGTGTTCAGCCAGAGTCCCTTGTGGACACATGTGGCAGACGAGGTTTTCACGGCGAAGGGGGTGACGGTGTGA
- a CDS encoding ABC transporter ATP-binding protein — MKRLPTASRRDVRRWALKTAASHKREFGLLLGSLAVATLIGLAGPQLLGALVDDVAAGTTTGHVDVLAGVFVGILVLQALARKVARMRGALFGELVLAETREEFVGTALQLPLGTVEAAGTGDLLSRATTDLGRIDHAARFAAPEILVAVVTVVFTVVAMVLTSPLLALGLLVALPLLVPVNVWYQRRIPSVMQWMLDRWADLTTSVHETAEGARTVEALGLTERRVDAAYHALDQSILGERRMRALQLRWLPSLEISYVLPLAVMLPLGLLAYTRGWAGLGEITTMLLYMQAMAAPLNEALFWLEDLQVAAAAARRILGVRTVVVEDVDKVDEVPRGRDIDVHGVRFSYTTDREVLHGIDLRVPRGERLAIVGPSGAGKSTLGRLLAGIAAPSSGSVRIGGQDVSALTDDVLRGEVLLLTQEHHVFSGTLRQNLALPARRAGGDWTDEELTAALASAGATDWVATLPSGLDTKLGPGEHPVPAAIAQQLALARVVLADPHTLVLDEATSLLDTGSARDLERSLNSVLAGRTVIAIAHRLHTAAAADRVAVVEGGRITELGPHDQLLSAGGSYARLVAAAS; from the coding sequence GTGAAGCGGCTCCCCACGGCGTCCCGGCGGGACGTCCGGCGCTGGGCGCTGAAGACGGCGGCGAGCCACAAACGCGAGTTCGGCCTGCTGCTGGGCTCGCTGGCCGTGGCCACGCTGATCGGGCTCGCCGGGCCGCAGCTGCTCGGCGCGCTCGTCGACGACGTCGCGGCCGGCACCACGACCGGCCACGTCGACGTGCTGGCGGGGGTGTTCGTCGGCATCCTCGTGCTGCAGGCGCTGGCGCGGAAGGTCGCGCGGATGCGCGGCGCGCTGTTCGGCGAGCTGGTGCTGGCCGAGACGCGCGAGGAGTTCGTCGGGACGGCGCTGCAGCTGCCGCTCGGCACGGTCGAAGCGGCCGGGACGGGCGACCTGCTCAGCCGGGCCACCACCGACCTCGGCCGGATCGACCACGCGGCGCGGTTCGCGGCGCCGGAGATCCTGGTCGCGGTGGTGACCGTGGTGTTCACGGTCGTCGCGATGGTGCTGACGTCCCCGCTGCTGGCGCTCGGCCTGCTGGTCGCGCTGCCGCTGCTGGTCCCGGTGAACGTCTGGTACCAGCGGCGGATCCCGTCGGTGATGCAGTGGATGTTGGACCGGTGGGCGGATCTGACCACCAGCGTCCACGAAACGGCGGAGGGTGCGCGCACGGTCGAGGCGCTCGGGCTGACCGAGCGGCGGGTCGACGCGGCGTACCACGCGCTGGACCAGAGCATCCTCGGCGAGCGCCGGATGCGGGCGCTGCAGCTGCGGTGGCTGCCGTCGCTGGAGATCAGCTACGTGCTGCCGCTGGCGGTCATGCTGCCGCTCGGGCTGCTCGCGTACACGCGCGGCTGGGCCGGGCTCGGCGAGATCACCACGATGCTGCTGTACATGCAGGCGATGGCGGCGCCGCTCAACGAGGCGCTGTTCTGGCTGGAAGACCTGCAGGTCGCGGCGGCCGCGGCCCGGCGGATCCTGGGCGTCCGGACGGTCGTGGTCGAGGACGTGGACAAGGTGGACGAGGTGCCGCGCGGGCGTGACATCGACGTCCACGGCGTGCGGTTCAGCTACACCACCGACCGCGAGGTGCTGCACGGAATCGACCTGCGGGTCCCGCGCGGCGAGCGGCTGGCGATCGTCGGGCCGTCGGGGGCGGGCAAGTCGACGCTCGGCAGGCTGCTGGCCGGCATCGCGGCGCCGTCGTCGGGTTCGGTGCGGATCGGCGGCCAGGACGTCTCGGCGCTGACCGACGACGTGCTGCGCGGCGAGGTGCTGCTGCTGACCCAGGAGCACCACGTGTTCTCCGGGACGCTGCGGCAGAACCTGGCCCTGCCGGCCCGCCGCGCGGGCGGCGACTGGACGGACGAGGAGCTGACGGCGGCCCTGGCGTCGGCGGGGGCGACGGACTGGGTGGCGACGCTGCCGTCCGGGCTGGACACGAAGCTGGGGCCGGGCGAGCACCCGGTGCCGGCGGCGATCGCGCAGCAGCTGGCGCTCGCCCGGGTGGTGCTGGCCGACCCGCACACGCTGGTGCTCGACGAAGCGACGTCGCTGCTGGACACGGGCTCGGCCCGCGACCTGGAGCGGTCGCTGAACAGCGTGCTGGCGGGCCGGACGGTGATTGCGATCGCCCACCGCCTGCACACGGCGGCGGCGGCCGACCGGGTGGCGGTGGTCGAGGGCGGCCGGATCACCGAGCTGGGCCCGCACGACCAGCTGCTTTCCGCGGGCGGCTCATACGCTCGCCTGGTCGCGGCGGCCAGTTAG
- a CDS encoding aldehyde dehydrogenase family protein — protein sequence MTAVQPKPTTVGETFDSLSPATDEVVGTYPIHTAEDVKAAVERARVAAEWWAGLGFAGRAERLKSWKGVLTRRLPQLCQVVRDETGKPIADAQLESVLAIEHIAWAGKHAKKILGKQKRSAGLLMSNQAATVEYQPLGVVGVIGPWNYPVFTPLGSVAYALAAGNAVVFKPSEYTPGVGKWLVDAFAEIVPEQPVLQLITGFGETGAALVTAGVDKIAFTGSTATGKRIMAAAAETLTPVVIEAGGKDPVLVDADADLDAAADATVWGAFSNSGQTCIGVERVYVHEKVHDAFVAKVVERSKDVRAGSDEAAQYGPVTMPSQLGVIKRHIHDALSRGGKAVLGGEDAVGDRYAQPTVLIDVPEDSEAVTEETFGPTVTIAKVRDMDEAIEKANNTKYGLGSTVFSKSRGVELAEKLRTGMTAINAPLSFAGIASLPFGGVGDSGFGRIHGPEGLREFARTKAIARQRFTAPLTLTSFTRKESTDALVAKLVTILHGKR from the coding sequence ATGACTGCCGTCCAGCCGAAGCCGACGACGGTCGGCGAGACCTTCGACTCGCTCAGCCCGGCGACCGACGAGGTGGTCGGAACCTACCCGATCCACACCGCGGAGGACGTCAAGGCGGCCGTCGAACGGGCGCGCGTCGCGGCGGAGTGGTGGGCGGGCCTCGGTTTCGCCGGGCGCGCCGAGCGGCTCAAGAGCTGGAAGGGCGTGCTGACCCGGCGGCTGCCGCAGCTGTGCCAGGTGGTCCGCGACGAGACCGGCAAGCCGATCGCCGACGCGCAGCTGGAGAGCGTCCTGGCCATCGAGCACATCGCGTGGGCGGGCAAGCACGCGAAGAAGATCCTCGGCAAGCAGAAGCGCTCGGCCGGCCTGCTGATGTCGAACCAGGCGGCGACCGTCGAGTACCAGCCGCTGGGCGTGGTCGGCGTGATCGGCCCGTGGAACTATCCGGTGTTCACCCCGCTCGGCTCGGTCGCGTACGCGCTCGCGGCGGGCAACGCCGTGGTGTTCAAGCCGAGTGAGTACACGCCGGGCGTGGGCAAGTGGCTGGTCGACGCGTTCGCCGAGATCGTCCCGGAGCAGCCGGTGCTGCAGCTGATCACGGGCTTCGGCGAAACGGGCGCGGCGCTGGTGACCGCGGGGGTCGACAAGATCGCGTTCACCGGCTCGACGGCGACGGGCAAGCGCATCATGGCCGCGGCCGCCGAGACCCTCACCCCGGTGGTGATCGAAGCGGGCGGCAAGGACCCGGTGCTCGTCGACGCGGACGCCGATCTGGATGCGGCGGCCGACGCAACGGTGTGGGGCGCGTTTTCCAACTCCGGCCAGACCTGCATCGGCGTCGAGCGGGTGTACGTCCACGAGAAGGTCCACGACGCGTTCGTGGCCAAGGTGGTCGAGAGGTCGAAGGACGTCCGCGCGGGCTCGGACGAGGCGGCCCAGTACGGCCCGGTGACGATGCCTTCCCAGCTGGGCGTGATCAAGCGCCACATCCACGACGCCCTGTCCCGCGGCGGCAAGGCGGTGCTGGGCGGAGAGGACGCGGTGGGCGACCGCTACGCCCAGCCGACGGTCCTGATCGACGTCCCCGAGGACTCCGAGGCGGTGACGGAGGAGACGTTCGGCCCGACGGTGACGATCGCGAAGGTCCGCGACATGGACGAAGCGATCGAGAAGGCGAACAACACGAAGTACGGTCTGGGTTCGACGGTGTTCTCGAAGTCCCGCGGCGTGGAGCTGGCGGAGAAGCTGCGCACAGGCATGACGGCGATCAACGCACCGCTTTCGTTCGCCGGCATCGCTTCCCTGCCCTTCGGCGGCGTGGGCGACTCGGGCTTCGGCCGCATTCACGGACCGGAGGGCTTGCGCGAGTTCGCCCGCACCAAGGCGATCGCCCGCCAGCGGTTCACGGCCCCGTTGACGCTGACCTCGTTCACCCGCAAGGAATCAACGGACGCCTTGGTGGCCAAGCTGGTGACGATCCTCCACGGCAAGCGCTGA
- the purL gene encoding phosphoribosylformylglycinamidine synthase subunit PurL, producing MANPDTDTVTSTVDTTERAGATPDHTQPYRELGLADDEYARIREILGRRPTDAELAMYSVMWSEHCSYKSSKKHLRYFGDTATDEMKAKMLAGIGENAGVVDIGEGWAVTFKVESHNHPSYVEPYQGAATGVGGIVRDIMAMGARPLAVADALRFGPADAPDTKRVLPGVVAGVGGYGNCLGLPNIGGELVFDPSYSGNPLVNALCVGAMRVEDLHLAFASGTGNKIILFGARTGLDGIGGVSVLASDTFSGDESSGGRKKLPSVQVGDPFTEKVLIECCLELFAQKLVVGIQDLGGAGLSCATSELAAAGDGGMHIYLDRVPLRATGMTPAEVLSSESQERMCAVVSPENVEAFMAVCRKWDVIATDIGEVTDGEHLVITWHEEVVVDVPAHTVAHQGPVYDRPIERPSFQDALIADTSASLPRPSTPDELRADVLRLISSPNQASKEWVTSQYDRYVRGNSVLAQPSDSGMIRIDESTGRGVSVATDCNSKFVYLDPYRGAQLALAEAYRNVATGGATPVAVSDCLNFGAPTDPGVMWQFEQAVHGLADGCVELGIPVTGGNVSFFNQTGSTAILPTPVIGVLGVIDDVTRRIPTGIGAEAGETLLLLGETHDELDGSAWARELHGHLGGVPPRVDLAREKLLGEILVAGSRDGMISAAHDLSDGGLIQTLVETVLIGQCGVRVFLDADQDPFVQLFSESAGRVLVAVPRTEELRFTEMCTARGLPWRKTGVVDPESGTLELQDITEFTLDELREAWERTLPALFD from the coding sequence GTGGCGAACCCTGACACGGACACCGTGACCAGCACCGTTGACACCACCGAGCGTGCCGGGGCGACCCCGGACCACACCCAGCCCTACCGCGAGCTCGGGCTCGCCGACGACGAGTACGCCCGCATCCGGGAGATCCTCGGCCGCCGGCCCACCGACGCGGAGCTGGCGATGTACTCGGTCATGTGGAGCGAGCACTGCTCGTACAAGTCGTCGAAGAAGCACCTGCGGTACTTCGGGGACACCGCCACCGACGAGATGAAGGCCAAGATGCTGGCCGGCATCGGCGAGAACGCGGGGGTCGTCGACATCGGCGAGGGCTGGGCCGTCACCTTCAAGGTGGAGAGCCACAACCACCCGTCCTATGTGGAGCCTTACCAGGGCGCGGCGACCGGCGTCGGCGGCATCGTCCGCGACATCATGGCGATGGGCGCGCGGCCCCTCGCGGTCGCCGACGCGCTGCGCTTCGGGCCGGCCGACGCCCCCGACACCAAGCGCGTGCTGCCCGGCGTGGTCGCCGGCGTCGGCGGCTACGGCAACTGCCTCGGCCTGCCGAACATCGGCGGCGAGCTGGTCTTCGACCCGTCCTACTCGGGCAACCCGCTGGTGAACGCGCTGTGCGTCGGCGCGATGCGCGTCGAGGACCTGCACCTGGCGTTCGCCTCCGGCACCGGCAACAAGATCATCCTGTTCGGCGCGCGCACCGGTCTCGACGGCATCGGCGGCGTTTCCGTCCTGGCGAGTGACACCTTTTCGGGTGACGAGTCCTCGGGTGGCCGCAAGAAGCTGCCGAGCGTCCAGGTCGGCGACCCGTTCACCGAAAAGGTGCTCATCGAGTGCTGCCTCGAGCTGTTCGCGCAGAAGCTCGTCGTCGGCATCCAGGACCTCGGCGGCGCCGGGCTGTCCTGCGCGACGTCGGAGCTGGCCGCGGCCGGCGACGGCGGCATGCACATCTACCTCGACCGGGTTCCGTTGCGCGCCACCGGGATGACGCCGGCGGAGGTGCTCTCCAGCGAGTCGCAGGAGCGCATGTGCGCGGTCGTCTCGCCGGAGAACGTCGAGGCGTTCATGGCCGTCTGCCGCAAGTGGGACGTCATCGCGACCGACATCGGCGAGGTCACCGACGGCGAGCACCTGGTCATCACCTGGCACGAGGAGGTCGTCGTCGACGTTCCCGCGCACACGGTGGCCCACCAGGGCCCGGTGTACGACCGGCCGATCGAGCGTCCGTCCTTTCAGGACGCTTTGATCGCGGACACGTCGGCCTCGCTCCCGCGTCCGTCCACTCCGGACGAACTGCGCGCGGACGTGCTCCGGTTGATTTCGTCGCCGAACCAGGCGTCCAAGGAATGGGTGACGTCGCAGTACGACCGGTACGTGCGCGGCAATTCCGTGCTGGCGCAGCCGTCGGACTCGGGCATGATCCGGATCGACGAGTCGACCGGCCGCGGTGTTTCGGTGGCGACGGACTGCAACAGCAAGTTCGTCTACCTCGACCCGTACCGCGGCGCGCAGCTGGCGCTGGCCGAGGCGTACCGCAACGTGGCCACGGGCGGCGCGACGCCGGTCGCGGTGTCGGACTGCCTGAACTTCGGCGCCCCGACCGACCCGGGCGTGATGTGGCAGTTCGAGCAGGCGGTGCACGGCCTGGCGGACGGCTGCGTCGAGCTGGGCATCCCGGTGACGGGCGGCAACGTGAGCTTCTTCAACCAGACGGGCTCGACGGCAATCCTCCCGACGCCGGTGATCGGCGTCCTCGGCGTGATCGACGACGTGACCCGCCGCATCCCGACGGGCATCGGCGCGGAGGCGGGCGAAACGCTCCTGCTGCTGGGCGAGACGCACGACGAGCTGGACGGCTCGGCGTGGGCCCGCGAGCTGCACGGCCACCTCGGCGGCGTGCCCCCGCGTGTGGACCTGGCCCGCGAGAAGCTGCTGGGCGAGATCCTGGTGGCGGGTTCCCGCGACGGCATGATCTCGGCCGCCCACGACCTGTCGGACGGCGGCCTGATCCAGACGCTGGTCGAGACCGTCCTCATCGGACAGTGCGGCGTCCGCGTGTTCCTCGACGCGGACCAGGACCCGTTCGTGCAGCTGTTCTCGGAGTCGGCGGGCCGAGTGCTGGTGGCGGTCCCGCGAACGGAAGAACTCCGCTTCACGGAGATGTGCACGGCGCGCGGCCTCCCGTGGCGCAAGACCGGCGTGGTCGACCCGGAGTCGGGAACGCTGGAGCTGCAGGACATCACGGAGTTCACGCTCGACGAGCTGCGCGAGGCCTGGGAGCGCACGCTCCCGGCCCTGTTCGACTGA